In one window of Echeneis naucrates chromosome 17, fEcheNa1.1, whole genome shotgun sequence DNA:
- the LOC115058037 gene encoding zinc finger protein 436-like: MCSVLGCDSSRRSAERFRLPEDPEKRLEWVQFLFEVNGQRLKESSWTDITICREHFTDNCFYIMAPAGTVLLKPGAVPSLCIKSEPDELELDPDPESPAYQEPVENPEDFSSYEQFQICDSPSNFSEESRLSSVDVPVSPVPSDTSDVLIPDHGQILRKIANIDMIREKAALLQMKGKYVVNEKRLLQLLNTKCPLCGSKLNVEKVIHGLVIVLNQLCLQCDYRNQWKSQVNANVPTAQDHHLPAGTEVTLEAASEECDPANETEESSDHGDMDSDEDWKPEATFLPRGVQHNKESDDETEDDEVDENDLHPPLIPKHSQLCTECGRFYSKRWPHTCEHKVKPFSCNICGKRCVSEVALNSHSRVHNENYEHPCKYCHITFKTKMDKITHQQIHLTQGKPYKCPDCSETFATNKERRVHLEDHRGPQQLKCHICGIEFNRLLSIRRHLVVHSGVKPYKCSVCERGFNQAGHLKSHMRLHTGERPFKCQHCDKSFTHNVSLKSHVLRYHTSGCGNEQKKETRNERASDTGNAQRNENKKSAGSECCNGKEEQDTEGEDPRPKKKKRSTGRPIGRPKRNAPYSFYQAGEMQSQCSNTMTEKLKLQRIKRTLCNDKESEDDLTESDLSFDSKGEEEGLSEKITLNTKKPRRKPHSSDSEFDFDAKKNIYSRKSSCKSLERHKGRQKKVK, translated from the exons ATGTGCTCCGTCCTCGGATGTGACTCGTCTCGTCGCAGTGCTGAAAGGTTCAGGCTGCCGGAGGATCCGGAGAAGAGACTGGAGTGGGTCCAGTTTCTCTTCGAGGTCAACGGGCAGCGGCTCAAGGAGTCGTCGTGGACCGACATCACCATTTGTCGTGAACATTTCACTGATAACTGTTTTTACATCATGGCTCCGGCCGGCACGGTCCTGCTGAAGCCCGGTGCCGTCCCGTCTCTGTGTATCAAATCTGAGCCGGACGAACTGGAGCTGGACCCGGACCCGGAGAGCCCAGCATATCAG GAGCCAGTGGAAAACCCAGAAGATTTTTCTTCATATGAACAATTCCAAATTTGTGACAGCCCATCTAACTTTTCTGAAGAATCACGGCTTTCTTCAGTGG atgtCCCAGTAAGCCCAGTGCCCAGCGATACTTCAGATGTTTTAATACCTGATCATGGTCAGATTCTGCGAAAGATTGCGAATATTGATATGATCAGGGAAAA GGCTGCACTTCTTCAGATGAAGGGGAAGTATGTTGTGAATGAAAAACGCCTGCTCCAGCTGTTGAACACCAAATGCCCTCTGTGTGGCTCTAAATTGAATGTGGAGAAAGTTATCCATGGCTTAGTCATCGTCTTGAACCAGCTCTGCCTTCAGTGTGACTACAGAAACCAGTGGAAAAGCCAGGTCAATGCCAATGTCCCAACAGCTCAGGATCACCACCTGCCAGCAGGCACAGAAGTGACTCTGGAG GCAGCATCTGAAGAATGTGATCCTGCGAATGAAACGGAGGAATCAAGTGATCACGGGGATATGGATTCAGATGAGGACTGGAAGCCAGAAGCGACTTTTTTGCCAAGAGGAGTACAACATAATAAGGAATCTGATGATGAAACTGAAGATGATGAAGTAGATGAAAATGATCTTCATCCTCCACTTATCCCCAAACACAGTCAGCTCTGCACAGAGTGCGGGAGGTTTTACAGTAAACGGTGGCCTCACACATGTGAGCACAAAGTTAAGCCATTTTCCTGCAATATTTGTGGCAAGAGATGTGTAAGTGAGGTTGCTCTAAATTCTCATAGCAGAGTCCACAATGAAAACTATGAGCATCCATGCAAATACTGCCACattacattcaaaacaaaaatggacaaaattaCTCATCAGCAGATCCACCTAACTCAAGGAAAACCCTATAAATGTCCTGACTGTTCAGAGACATTTGCCACAAATAAGGAACGCAGAGTCCACCTGGAGGATCATAGGGGACCCCAGCAGTtaaaatgtcacatctgtgGCATTGAATTCAACCGCCTGCTTTCAATTCGAAGACACTTAGTCGTGCACTCGGGAGTGAAGCCATACAAGTGTTCAGTGTGCGAACGAGGCTTCAACCAGGCAGGCCACCTGAAATCTCACATGCGACTGCACACTGGGGAGAGGCCGTTTAAGTGTCAGCATTGTGACAAAAGCTTCACTCACAACGTGAGCTTGAAGAGTCACGTCCTGCGTTACCACACATCAGGTTGTGGGaatgagcaaaagaaagaaacgaGAAATGAAAGGGCAAGTGACACTGGCAATGCACAGCGTAATGAGAACAAAAAAAGTGCAGGCTCAGAGTGCTGCAATGGAAAGGAGGAACAGGATACAGAGGGGGAGGATCCTAGaccgaaaaagaaaaagagaagcactgGTAGACCCATTGGAAGGCCCAAGAGAAATGCACCATATAGCTTTTATCAGGCAGGGGAAATGCAAAGCCAATGTTCAAACACTATGACTGAGAAATTAAAGTTACAAAGGATTAAAAGAACACTGTGCAATGATAAAGAAAGTGAGGACGACCTGACTGAGAGCGACTTGTCCTTTGACtcaaaaggagaggaggaagggttgagtgaaaaaataacattaaacaCCAAGAAACCAAGAAGAAAGCCACATAGTTCTGACAGTGAATTCGATTTtgatgcaaagaaaaatatttacagcagGAAGAGTAGTTGTAAAAGTTTGGAAAGGCACaaggggagacaaaaaaaagtcaaatag